The window TCGGCGTCGGCGGGAGTGTCGTCTGCGGCGGGCAGGAGGCGGCCCTTGTCGTCGCGGGCGACGGGCTCGTCGGCCTCCTCCAGTTCGAAGTAGGTGCTGGTGGTGTCGAAGAACAGCAGGTCGACCTCGAGGTTGAGAAGGTTCGCGACCTCGTCGAACACCCGTTTCTCCAGGTCGTCCTGGACTTCGTGGAGCCAGTCCATCGCCCGGTAGCAGGCGTCGTCGTCGGTGGCCGGCAGGCCGTCGACATGCACGTCGTGCGTGACCCAGTCCGCGGCGGCCAGCTTCGACGACGGGGCCAGGGCCCGGTTCGCGACCATGGAGAACAGCACCCGCTCGGTCACCGACATGTCCCGGCGCCGGCCCCGCTTGGGCTGCCCGACCTGCCCGACGATCCTGTCGATCTTCAGTCGACGCCACAGATGATCGAGGACGTAGGTGCCGCCGAACGGGACCGAGGAGACGAACTCCAGGTCACCCGCCGCGGTCGACGCCAGTGCCTCGCCCGGTTCCAGCAGCCGCGACAGAGACGCGACCAGGCGCTTCACCGCGTCCCGGTCGAGGTCGTCCTCACGGCCGAACGTGAACAGCACCTTCGGGACCGCCCGGCCCTTCACCGGATCCCACTCGTTGTGAGCCAGGTGCAGGTACCGGACCGTGCCGGACTTGTTCTCCCGCTTCGTCGTCTTCACATACACGACTCCAGACCATATGGAGCAAGACCAGTTCAGCGCAGGTTAATCCGGAAAATCGCGTCTCTAGGCGAATCCGGCCGTGTCACCAGACTCCAGCCCGCTGACCTGCACCTTCACCTCGGCGGGGACTCCAGAACCCCTGAATTGCGCGGAACGCAGGCCAGGTGGCGACCAGGCTCGGGGTTTCACTGCGGGCAAGGGGCGGCGCGCCGAAGCGCGCCAGGCAGTGCCAGACCTTCTTGAGATCCTGCGGGTCGTAGTGGCCGGAGGAGGCCGCCTCGCCGATAATGCGGGGATCGACGCTGCCGTTGGCCGCGAGCTCGGCGCCCAGGTCGACGTACTCCTGTCCGCGGTAGTCCGGGTGGCGCCGCAGATGCTCCACGGTCAGGTGGTAGCCAGGGTGCCATTCGACAGGGCACGGAAGCCGGCGGGCATCGGCTTCTACGGCTGTTCCGCGATAGCTGGGATCCAGGACAAGTGCCTCCACATCACGGTCAAGCCTGACGGTCCCGTGGATCTGTGCCTCGATGTGACCGTCCAAGGCGTCCAGCGCGTCGGCCTCGGCCAAGTCGATCAGAGCAAAACGGCTCGCGACACCGAACGCCGAAGGGCCGGTCGAGCTGTCCGGGTAGCAGAACGTCGCGCGTGCGAGGGTGTGGGCGGCGAGCCTGAAGTACGAGGAGCCAAACCGAGGCGCCCCGCCGACGGATACGTGCCGGTAGTTCAGCGCGCCGTAGACCGGCCGCTCGTCAGGTGCGGCGCAGTCATAGGCACCACCGAAGATACGGCTCTCCCAGCGCCACCGGTCCCCACCCGGATACGCAGTCAGACCGCCGTTGCTGGTGCCGGTCACGAACTGCGAGCGGTAGACGCCGTCTTCCGCCATCCTGAGAAGGATCGGACGCTCGCCCACCAAGCGGTCGGGATGGAAGTTCATCGTCAACCGCAGCCGCGAAGGGCGAGGTGGCCGAATCCCGCCAGGCGCTGCCGGCGAGTTCACGGTGGAGCGGCGGCGCCGCGCCGTCGTGGGCCCTCCGGCGCACGACCGGCAGGGACAGTGCCAGCGGCAGCAGCACCGCCGGGCCCGGCCGGGTCAGGGCCGCGTCGAGAAGCGCGAGACCGGCCTCGGGGTCGAGCGGCAGCAGGCCCGAGCGACGCATCCGGCGCAGGTCTGTCTCCGTGAGGCCGCCGGTCATGCCGCCGCCGGGTGCCCAGGGCCCCCAGGCGAGCGAGACGGCGGGCAGCCCCCGGGCGCGGCGCGCCTGCGCCAGCGCGTCGAGGAAGGCGTTGCCGGCCGCGTAACTGCCCTGGCCCGCAGCCCCGTTGATGCCGGAGACGGAGGAGAACAGCACGAACGCGGCGAGGTCGGTCCCGGCGGTCAGCTCGTGCAGGTGCCACGCCGCGTCGACCTTGGGACGCAGCACCCGGGCGAGGTCGCCGGGGTCGATGGCCTCGACGACGGAGTCGTGCAGCACCCCGGCCGTGTGCACGACCGCGGTCAACGGGTGCGCGTCCGGTATCCGGGCGAGGACGGCGGCGAGCGCGTCCCGGTCCGCCACGTCGCAGGCGGCGACCGTGACCGTGACGTCCGCATCCGCCCCGAGCCCGGCCAGAACCTCGTCGGTGTCCGGGGCGTCGCCACCCCGGCGACTGACCAGCAGCAGGTTCCGGACACCGTGCCGTGCCACCAGGTGCCGGGCGACGAGACGCCCCAGGGCGCCGGTACCGCCGGTGACGAGGACGGTGCCAGCCGGATCGAATGTCTCCGACCCGGCGCGGGCGGACCCGGCGCGGGCGGACCCGGCTGCCGCCGGGGAGGGGGAGGAGGCGGCTTCGACGGGGAGCACCGCCGGTTCCCCACGGGTGGGGGGAGACGCCGATGAGGTGCGGGCCGTCGCGGGCGTGACGGGCGCCGGCCGGACGATGCGGGGGGCGTGCAGACGGCCGCCCCGTATCGCGATCTGGGGTTCGCCGCAGGCGACCGCCGCGGGGAGGGCCTCGGCGGACCTCGCGTCGTCGTCCAGGTCCACCAGCAGGAACCGGCCGGGATGCTCGGTCTGCGCCGTACGGAACAGTCCCCACGCGGGAGCCTGCCCGGGCTCGCACGGTTCGTCGTCGACCGGGACCGCCCGCCGGGTGACGACGACCAGCCGGGTGTCGACGAGCCGGTCGTCGGCGAGCCACGCACGCGCCAGCCGGACCGCTCGATGGGCGACGGACCGGGCGGCGGCCACGGTGTCGTCGGCGGCCGGCTCCGGGGCGCCCGGGGTCCCGTCCACCGCACCGCTGCCGCAGGGGGCAACGACGTGATCCGGGAACGGGCCCGCGGCCGTGAGGGAGGCGAGGTCCCGGTGGTGCTCGGCACCCGGCAGGGCGCCGGCCGGGAGGAGTGCGGGGTCGCCGAGCAGTGCCCAGCGGGCGGGCGGTGCGTCGAGCGGCCGCTCGACGGGGCGCCAGGCGAGTTCGTACGGCGTGGCGTCGGCGGAGAGGAGGCCGGAGGCTTCGGCGGGGCTGGGCAGCGGGCGCGAGGTGAGCCTGCCGACGCTCGCGACCGGGCGCCCGGCGAGGTCCGTGATCCGGACGGCGACGCCGTCGCCGTCACCGTCGCCGTCGCCCACCGGGCTGATCCGGGCCCGCAGACGTCCGGTCGCCCGGCCCGGCACGCGGACGTGCCGGTACGTCGCCGCGCACCAGGTCGTTCCGCCGTCCGTCCGGGACAGCCGCAGGGCGTGCAGCACTCCCTCCAGCAGCGCCGGGTGCAGTGCGAAGCCGTCGGCGGCGACCCCGTCGGTCTCCGGTGCCACCAGCTCCGCCCAGAGGTCGGCGCCGCGCCGCCACACCGCGCGCAGTGCGGCGAAGCCGGGTCCGTAACGGATCCCGGACCCCGCGTCGTCCACGTCGGCGGCCGCTCGCACGTCCACCGGCTCCGCACCGCTCGGCGGCCACTCCCCCGTGCCGGGCCCGTCGGCCATGGCGTCCATGGGAGTCACGGGGGCCGCGGGGGCCGCGGGTGGAGCGGGGGCCAGGACGCCCTCCGCGTGCCGGACCCATCCGGCGTCGACGCCTTCGGGGCGGGCGTGCACGGTCACGGGGCGGTGGCCGTGCACGCCGTTTCGGGGGCCGACCGTGACCTGCAGCTCCAGCGCCCCGTGCGGGGGCGGCACCAGCGGTGCCGTGGGCCGCAGTTCGACGACCTGACCGGCTCCGGTCTCGCGCGCGGCGGTGACCGCGAGGTCCAGCAGGACCGCGTCGGGGACGGCGAGCTTGTCGTGCACCGTGCGGTCGGCCGACCATGGATGAGCGGTGCGGCAGAGCCGGCCGGTCAGCGTGGTGTGCCCGGAGGCCACGAGGGTGAGGGCCGACGAGAGCAGCGGGTGGCCGAGCGGCGTCGTACCGGGCGGGGGGGGGGCGGGGGGGGGGGGGGGGGGGAGCCAGTAGCGGCGGCGCTGGAAGGCGTACGTCGGCAGGGCCCCGGGAGGGGCGGGCGGCTGCCCCTCGAAGACGGCCGCCCAGTCCGGCGGGTGACCGGTCACGTGCAACCGGGCGACGGCGGCCATGAGGCTCTGCGGCTCCGGCCGGCCGCGCCGCAGCAGCGGCACCACGAGCGCGTCGGCCCGTGCCACGGCACCGGCCCCCTCACCTCCCCGCGCCGCGCCGCGTCCCCCGCTCCCCTCCGTCGTGCTCTCCCGCACCATCGCGCCGAGCACACCGTCCGGCCCCAGTTCCACATAGCGCGTCGTGCCGAGGGCCCGCAGTCGGCCTACGCCGTCGTGGAAGCGGACGGTCTCGCGCGCGTGGCGGACCCAGTGGCCGGGCGAGCACAGCTCGTCGTCCGTGGCCGGTTCGCCCGTGACGTCGCTGATGACCGACAGCGTCGGCGGGTGGTACGTCACCGAGCGGGCGACTTCGCCGAAGTCGGCGAGCATCGCGTCCATGTGCGGCGAGTGGAAGGCGTGGGAGACGCGCAACGCCCGGGTACGGCGGCCACGGCGCTCCCAGTCCCGTGCCGTGCGGGCCACGGCCTCGGCGTCGCCGGAGATCACCACGGACAT is drawn from Streptomyces bottropensis ATCC 25435 and contains these coding sequences:
- a CDS encoding DUF3626 domain-containing protein is translated as MNFHPDRLVGERPILLRMAEDGVYRSQFVTGTSNGGLTAYPGGDRWRWESRIFGGAYDCAAPDERPVYGALNYRHVSVGGAPRFGSSYFRLAAHTLARATFCYPDSSTGPSAFGVASRFALIDLAEADALDALDGHIEAQIHGTVRLDRDVEALVLDPSYRGTAVEADARRLPCPVEWHPGYHLTVEHLRRHPDYRGQEYVDLGAELAANGSVDPRIIGEAASSGHYDPQDLKKVWHCLARFGAPPLARSETPSLVATWPAFRAIQGFWSPRRGEGAGQRAGVW